Part of the Echeneis naucrates chromosome 18, fEcheNa1.1, whole genome shotgun sequence genome is shown below.
agaaaaaaagaaaaaagctaattaagatgtgttttaaattaaCATCAGCGAAAATATTCAATATATAAactctcaatttattttttaccaacCTGTGCTTCTGTTTGCAACAACGTCTGTGTTTTAtctgcaaaataataaaattgttgttgttctcttgAGGTGTGTCGATGCCCATCCCGGTCATCGGCCTCCACAACGAGGACAAGGTCTTTGTTAATGGCAGCTGTGTCCTCAATGAGGAGCGCTTCATGCTGATTGGCTCCTTCGTGGCCTTCTTCATCCCCCTGGTCATAATGGTGGTGACATACTGCCTCACCATACAGGTGGGAGTGTCAGGAAtgatattttcacttttttccttcGGTTTCCTCGACAGCAGCAACGCTGGCTCTCTGCTCCCTCTTACTTCTTCCactctctcctctgcaggtgCTCCAGCGGCAGGCCACTGTCTTCCTATATGAGGCAAAGACGTCCCCCCAGCAGCCTTTGCACACACCAGCCATGACAAACACGTTGCAGCCGCCACCCAGCACCTTCCACATCCCTCAGATCAACACACTTGCCCCTGCAGACTCACAAGGTAAACACTGAGCGGACTTTCAGCCATGACATCAGAAAACATTCGGTTTGAATCCCGGAATCATAAATATGAAGATGTAGTCATCAACACCACAAataacagtgttgttttttaataagGAAAAGACGGAATGCTTGATCATATAAGGAAATACGGATTGCTTTGCCCCTCCCACAGAGTTAAAGGCCCCGCCCCCTCAGAGCAGACGAAACACTCTGAGCTGTCTAAAAGGGGCGGAGCCCAGCATGCTGCTGAATGTCTCCACATCAGACAGCATAAGCATCATTCCCAGCTCGGAGGTGGCGTCTCAGCTCAGCTCGCCAGCCACGGGGCCGGGCCGAAGCGACACAGGTTGCCACGGGCGACGGGGGATGATGCAGGCCTTAAAGAACGAGAAGCGCGCCTCCAAGGTGAGAATAAAGGTCTCCCACACAGGTGATCACCGCATGGAGGTGTCGGTCTTGGTGTTGATTGATTTATCTACAGCAGGAATACaatgttatttattgtttttgtttgcttgattttttattttattttattttttttcattttaaacaatattttttgcGACTTAGAAGCATAATCGGGCCGTAGCCAGTACACGGTGATGTCATCATCAGGTTAATGGCCAAACAGATCAGTCAGACCTGCAGATGATTATTATATTCCCCAAAGAAAGGTCTTTACTTTCCAGATACTCCATTCGGTCTCTCTCTTTATAGAAAATATTGATTAGTGGAGctttaaaacaaacaccaaTGAAACTGAAGTTGATGCTGATACATCAAACTGCAAACAAATTTGCTGATGATGCAAAAGTGTGTTTCAAACCCTGGAAGAGGGCCATAAATAAACATCTGTTGTTATTTGCCCTCAGGTCCTGGGAAtcgtcttcttcctcttcctcatcatgtGGTGTCCCTTCTTCATCACGAACGTCACCTTCGTCCTGTGCCGCGGCTCCTGCAACGAGTCGCTGCTAAACGACCTCCTCAATGTCTTTGTGTGGGTGGGATACATCTCCTCCGGAGTCAACCCTCTGGTCTACACGCTCTTCAATAAGACCTACAGGAGAGCGTTCTCCAGCTACATCAGGTGCCAGTACAAAATGGGGGCCAACGCCGCCGGCCAGAGTTGCAAAACCCTTCTGGTCCCCCCGCCGTGCCCATCGCACACCGTGACCCCGCTTCTGATGGGCAGTCACGGCAAAGCCGGCGTGGACCGGAACAGTAACTGCCACAACGGCGGCAGGGGCCACAACGGGAGGCTGGCGGTGGACCCGGAGGACACGACTGATGACGGGACACAAATTGGAATAGCATCACAGAGCCTCTCCGAGTGCCACAACATTGGCATACTGTCAGAGACAGAGCCAGAGACGGAGCTGGATCAGGAGCTGTCACTCATCAGCTACAGCGTTGCCTCCAAAGAACACACAAGCAGCGTGTGACCGCCTGGCTCTTCTCGTTTCGTGTCTTCTTTATAACCTGCAGATACTGGGCCCAGCGGCGTTTCAGCGGCGGGGGGGCGGCTTTCACAGCCCGAAAGCCTTCTCACTGGTTCCAGTGGGTTCTTTTACTGTGAAAGGGTCTCATCCCCAGACTGAAGGGCAGTATTTGTATCagtgtgcagaaaaacaaggaaTTTCCACGGCCGCTTTGGAATGAAAACCGATATTTCAGCTTTTTGGTTTGTATCTGCTGACAAAATGTTGCTTTTCATACCATAAGTCAGGAATTCAAGCATCAGTCACACAACGTGGGGACGGAGGCGCCTGCTGGGATTCAGATCAGTCAGGTGAAGGAGAACTCTCTTCTAACCTGCTATGAAGTCGAACGGTCGTCCTACTCATGCAGCTTACGGACTCGAGCACCGGCTGCCGAGGTAAACTGGGTCAAAATGCAGGTTGGTGCATGTGGACTGTCTCTGCACGTCGAGCAAACTCAACCAAATCTTATTTTCGTGCCAGCCGAGCTTGGCGCCAACAGTCCCGAAATGACCCTTTTCCAGCGTGAATAATCGAACTATTGATCTGACGGAAAAAGAGGCTGCAATCACAGTTTGTCAGAGAGAATGACGACGATGAAGGAATGTACAACTGTGAGTGGACTCTGCTGGACTCTGCTGGACTCACAGTGCCATCTGGTGGTCAGAGGTCGCTCCCCCAACGAGgggccaaaacaacaacaaaaacccaatGCAGGCCTTTGGTCCAACACAACTGTCAGACTTTTGCTTCTCTCACCACTTTTCACAGAATTAAGTCCAACATTCCCAATTTTTTTTACCGTAGTAAagtttcaaatataaaatggagAAATCCAGAAGTAGAAATAAGATTTGCAGTTTTTAACAGGAAGGCACAAATTTTCCTCAGATGATCTTTAAAGGGAACAAAACATTAAGATTTTATGACATCAGCCgcaattttatttgtgttactgtgtaCTTTAACAGATCGTCCATCTCTTATCACTGAATCGCCTTCATGAAACAATATAAAAGTCACTTTCCAAGAAGTTCGTGACCGTCAGCggtcacacacatcacacacataaCTTCacatcaggaaaacaaaaatcataGTTGCCACAAATATGCAAATTCAGAATATCTCTCCACGGAATAGACCAATCAGCTCGGACTGAGTTCACCACACGCAGTAAATCCATTTGTTTGAGTGAAATATGGACACAGATTGTACGTGTTTATGGTTTAAAGCTCATTAGTAGCTCCCACTTCTAATGAATGTCTGCCAATTCGCTATGTGCTTCATTGAGATTGTTGTCGTACACATCCAGTCAGTGGTCAACAACCTGTTTAATGAACCCAACACGGAAAAAGATGACATCTGAGAGCATTCACGTCGGCTGTTTGAGATTCCAGTTTCGTCTCTGTATCTTCCTATTGGACAGAAATTTCCAACTCATTTACTTGTTTCTATTGAAGGTCAAATATCAGACGAGTCCCCTCAGCTGcgtggttttgtttgtgtagtccagtgaaagaggaaggaagaacaTTAATGATCACTGACCTTGTTACAGTTTCACTCTGATGTTGGTTTGTGAGTTTTTAGCCGACAACCTGACGACCAAAACCAATAAAGACGTGTGTGACTGAGCGAATACCTGTAGATTTCACAAGACGGACAGAAAATCAATCCACTAAGATACAGACCTCTGACTCTATCAAGAAAGGTCGCCCCCTCACTGAAGGCTCTGTCCTCCTGCTTGCCACTTTTGATCAATACCTGACAAATGGAGTGATTTTT
Proteins encoded:
- the htr2cl1 gene encoding 5-hydroxytryptamine (serotonin) receptor 2C, G protein-coupled-like 1; amino-acid sequence: MGGPARALLGGFSTTTSSLEAGGRMSWPSNNPLDLNKTVPWGNVGAGGAAAMSSGLDNFTEGPVTRAAIKEKNWPALLILVIIALTIGGNILVILAVSLEKKLQNATNFFLRSLAVADMLVGILVMPISLINILYDYAWPLPNALCPIWIYLDVLFSTASIMHLCAISLDRYVAIRNPIEHSRFNSRTKAMMKIAAVWTISIGVSMPIPVIGLHNEDKVFVNGSCVLNEERFMLIGSFVAFFIPLVIMVVTYCLTIQVLQRQATVFLYEAKTSPQQPLHTPAMTNTLQPPPSTFHIPQINTLAPADSQELKAPPPQSRRNTLSCLKGAEPSMLLNVSTSDSISIIPSSEVASQLSSPATGPGRSDTGCHGRRGMMQALKNEKRASKVLGIVFFLFLIMWCPFFITNVTFVLCRGSCNESLLNDLLNVFVWVGYISSGVNPLVYTLFNKTYRRAFSSYIRCQYKMGANAAGQSCKTLLVPPPCPSHTVTPLLMGSHGKAGVDRNSNCHNGGRGHNGRLAVDPEDTTDDGTQIGIASQSLSECHNIGILSETEPETELDQELSLISYSVASKEHTSSV